The window GCTTAATCGGTGCCGCAGGCGCATCACGGTAGCGGGCAGGTAAAGGCGAGCCTTCTTCATAACCCGGTTGTACCGACACGGGCAGTTTTTGCTCAATCAAGGCTTCAATTTCAGCGAGCATTTCATCGTCAGAAGGTGACACGAACGAAATCGCGCGACCAGTTAATCCAGCACGGCCTGTACGACCAATACGATGGATATAATCTTCGGCGAGGAAAGGTAATTCAAGGTTGATCACCATAGGCAAGGCATGAATGTCTAACCCACGTGCAGCCACATCGGTTGCTACCAGCACCCGTAATTTACTGGCTTTAAACTCTTCTAACACCCGATTACGGGCGCCTTGTGTTTTATCGCCGTGGAACACGCCTGCGGCTATACCATCCAGCTTTAATTCTTGCAATAAATGCTCGGCGCTTTCTTTTGTGCTAGCAAAAACCAGTACTTGGCGCCAATTGTTGCGGCCAACGAGTTCTGACAGCAGCTCGGCTTTGCGACGTTTATCAACGCGATACACTTCCTGCACTACTGTAGAAGCCGTTGTCGTGTCAGCAACATTCACCCACTGAGGTTCATTCAGCATTTTCTCGGCGAGTTGTTTGACTGCATCGCTATATGTGGCTGAAAACAACATGGTTTGATGCTGCGGCGCAATTAAGCGTTTCACTTTTTCAATGTCGCGCACAAAGCCCATGTCTAACATGCGGTCGGCTTCGTCGATCACTAAGGTCGTGACGCTCGACAAATCTAACTGGAATTGGCCGATAATATCGAATAAGCGACCAGGAGTTGCCACCAAAATATCAACGCCCTGCTCTACCCCTTTACGCTGGGGATTCATGTTGGCGCCGCCGTAAACCGCTAAGGTTTTCAGTGGCAGGAACTGGCTGTATTTCTGGATGTTTTCGCAGACTTGAATCGCAAGTTCGCGGGTGGGCGTCATCACCAACGCGCGTAAAATCGGTTTATCATTGCTGTCGCTTGTTAAAGACTCAGCCGCCAACTTTTCAAGTACAGGCAGAGCAAAGGAAGCCGTCTTACCTGTACCCGTTTGGGCGCAGGCCATAATGTCTTTGCCTTCAAAGGCAAGCGGGATCACTTTCTCTTGCACTTGAGTGAGTTGCTGAT of the Shewanella baltica genome contains:
- a CDS encoding DEAD/DEAH box helicase; translated protein: MKFETLGLSSPILNAITECGYQQLTQVQEKVIPLAFEGKDIMACAQTGTGKTASFALPVLEKLAAESLTSDSNDKPILRALVMTPTRELAIQVCENIQKYSQFLPLKTLAVYGGANMNPQRKGVEQGVDILVATPGRLFDIIGQFQLDLSSVTTLVIDEADRMLDMGFVRDIEKVKRLIAPQHQTMLFSATYSDAVKQLAEKMLNEPQWVNVADTTTASTVVQEVYRVDKRRKAELLSELVGRNNWRQVLVFASTKESAEHLLQELKLDGIAAGVFHGDKTQGARNRVLEEFKASKLRVLVATDVAARGLDIHALPMVINLELPFLAEDYIHRIGRTGRAGLTGRAISFVSPSDDEMLAEIEALIEQKLPVSVQPGYEEGSPLPARYRDAPAAPIKPIGKWSHKAPQDRTIGQSRQGKYAKGKAQDSKTAGDKSSSRAKPASGSGKPFNATKPKSNLVSNKSGFGSRTNKSK